Within Macellibacteroides fermentans, the genomic segment GCAGGCTATCTTTTATGCATCCGGGCCTTCCTTTAAAAAGAATGTAACACACCCGTCGCTTCCCAATATAAGTCTCTATCCGCTCATCTGCCGGCTGTTGAAAATTAAACCGGCTCCCAATGATGCGGATAGTGTGGACCTGGATGGATTGTTGAAGAAATAAAGCGGTTTCCCGGGTTATTGTTTGTCGCATTCAAGCAATAACCGGGTTACCTCCTCTTTTCCCCAGGATGGGTAGAAGGGTTTATCCTTTCGGGATTCGTACAACTCCTTCGCTTTTAGCAGCTCTTTGCAGAATTCGGGCGAAGTTTGTCCCATAAACTTTGCCATATCCCGGTTGAAGCGGGCCAGCAGGTAAACGGGTCTCGGATTGGACGGATCGATGGCGATGGCGGCTTTGTATGCTCCGATAAGTTCGCCGAAAAGAGCCGGACCGTTGTTCTCCGGATCGGCAGCGACCTGAGCATTAAGCGCAAACCCGGCAAGCGTCGAGACTTCCGACTTATCAGCATCCGGATAGTTGTTCAGCTTTTTTGCCAGCTCTTTTGCTTCCGTGATATAAGTCAGCTTTGTCTCTTTGTTTTCGTTTACAAAGGAAAGAATGATATCCACATAGCTTGTGTAATATACAGGCAGCCATTGATCCGTGAATTTCATGGAAATCCGCTCCATGGTATTTCGTGCGTTAACAAGGTCCTGGGGACTTTCGGCATCTTGCAGCGACGTGTATGCCCGGGTCATGATATCCGAAAACTCCGGTTGCGCATTCTGAGCGTTGATAAATCCGAAGCCGGACAGAGACAGAATCAGTAAAAACAATTTCATTTTTTTCATTTTTGTGGTGTATTAAAAGTTTGAAACATCGTATGCTGTATTACCGCTGAGGGTGATAAAAATACCGATCATAAAGAAACTGTTGCGCGAAGCGTTCACCGGGCTGCTTGCGAAGGCTCCGTCTTCTCCCCGCGAGCTGGAATACGTATAATTGTATACATTGTTTCTTCCCAGGATGTTGGAGGCAGAAGCATGAATAATCACCTTTTTGTTTAACAGAAAACTGATACTCAAATCCAGACTATTATAGGGTGAGGTTGTATGCTGCATGAATCCCTCTTCGTTGGGATTATGGTACGGTCGGCCGCTGGCGTAGCGGTCGGTTATGCCGATAGTGGACCGGATGGGCTGAACCCAGTATTTGAGTGCCAGCGACAGATTGTGCCTGGTGGCATATTGAGGCATAGCCTCTGCGGGATAGTCCCCGTATTTTCGTTTGGAATCATTATAGGAATAAGCCAGCATATACTCCAGGTTCTTAACCACCTCGCGGTCATTCAGGAAAAGATCAATTCCCCTGGCATAACCGTAGCCGTCGGATGTGTAGATGCTATTCAGGTTGGTTGCCAGGTTATGATATTTCTTATTATAGACCTCGAGGCGGAAGGTTTTTCCATTCGCTTCGTGATAGGCCCCGAGAATATACTGCCAGCAACGTTCGGCCGACAGGTGTTGATTCCGGAGCAGGAAACTGTTTTCGGGAAGCTGCTGATACAATCCGGCGATGGCCGACAGATAGAAGTCCTTCATCTTATACGTAAGCGACGCGCGGGGGAG encodes:
- a CDS encoding TonB-dependent receptor, with the protein product MQGNVSARVEQTSLNDHWQILPRASLTYKMKDFYLSAIAGLYQQLPENSFLLRNQHLSAERCWQYILGAYHEANGKTFRLEVYNKKYHNLATNLNSIYTSDGYGYARGIDLFLNDREVVKNLEYMLAYSYNDSKRKYGDYPAEAMPQYATRHNLSLALKYWVQPIRSTIGITDRYASGRPYHNPNEEGFMQHTTSPYNSLDLSISFLLNKKVIIHASASNILGRNNVYNYTYSSSRGEDGAFASSPVNASRNSFFMIGIFITLSGNTAYDVSNF